Genomic window (Granulicella arctica):
AACGTCGTGGTGCCTGCGATCCATCCCACGACTGAACTGCGGTTGGACATGACGCGAGCCAACGGCTCCGATGAAGATCTGAAGATGCTGGCACTCAACTCGCTCCTGCACCAGGACCCTTCGCGAGCGATCCCGGTGCTGCGCAGTATCCTCGCTGGCAACCAGCCGATGGAGCTAAAGAAGCATGCCATCTTCGTGCTTGCGCAGAGCAAGTCGCCTGAGGCGGAGGCCGTCCTTCACGACGCGGTAACGGGCAAGATGGACCCGGTGTTGCAGCGGCAGGCGATCGAGATGATGGGCGTCTTCGAAGGTAAGCGCGCCAACGATACCCTCGCTGAGGTCTATCGCACTACCTCTGATCCGCAGGTCAAGAAGTCCGTCATCTCTGCCTTCTTCATCTCGCAGGATGCTCCGCGCCTCGTCGAGCTTGCACGCAACGAGAAGGACCTGAACCTGAAACGCTCCATCGTCTCGCAACTGGCGATCATGAACGATAAGGCCGCCACGGACTACATGCTCGAACTGCTCAAGTAAGGATCTGTAAGCGTACCCAAGGAGAATCCCCATGCCGCCTGTCACACGAAGCTTCGCCCTAAGCCTCCTGCTCTCCGTGTCGTCCCTGCTGATTGCCCAGCAGCCTCCTACTGTCCTGCACGCGCAGTTCTCTACGCAATCCGCGGAGCATGGCCTTAGCCCCGAGATCGACCGCCTCAAGCAAGCGGGCGGACCGCTGTGGACTGGCTATTTCATCCCAGTTGAGGAACACTTCCAGACTTCGAACGGCGACGGGATCTCCTACCTTGAGAGCCACTACCAGCGGACCGAAGGCAAGCACGACTACAGCAACAGCACGCCTACCGATCACGCCGTGATCCTGCTGCGCATCGCTGGCGGCAACGTCGAGAAGATTCGCGTTGAGAGTGCTAACCGGCAGCTCGATGCGGGTGGGCTACGCTTCGTGTGGTTGACGGGAGTGACGCCTGCAGACAGTATTCGCACGCTCAAGACGCTCGCGGTCACGGGTGGCCTGCTGCCGCTCCGCGAAGAGGCCGTGTTCCCGATCTCGCTGCACCATGCTCCTGAGACCGTTCCAGCGTTAGCCGAGATTGCAGGGCCGAGCAATGATCTTGCTCTTCGCGAGAAGGCAGCCTTCTGGCTTGCCAATCAACACGGACACGATGGCTTCGCCGCGATACAGCGCTTTACTCGCGACGATGCTGATCCGAAGTTCCGCGAGAAGCTTACCTTCGATCTCACTCTTTCGCACGATCCCGCCGCGCTTGAGGAGTTGATTCGCATGGCACACACTGACGCCTCGCCGCAGGTTCGCAAGCAGGCGCAGTTCTGGATGGCGACCTCCGGCGGCAAGAAGGTTGCAGGCGACCTTCGCACGTCGGCACAGAGCGACCCTGACAGGGAGGTGCGTAAGTCCGCAGTCTTCGCTCTTTCGCGACTTCCCGGCGATGAAGCTG
Coding sequences:
- a CDS encoding HEAT repeat domain-containing protein — encoded protein: MKLRTSLSLVSSALLLTFAAAQPLHSLSPAPAFIYVIAPSDDPAYAAGTNAMNEHRWNDAVTSFDKVINAKGSHTDAALYWKAYSLNKLGNKPLALATCYQLRSHYTSSPWNKDCRALGIDLRVDVGVDNVVVPAIHPTTELRLDMTRANGSDEDLKMLALNSLLHQDPSRAIPVLRSILAGNQPMELKKHAIFVLAQSKSPEAEAVLHDAVTGKMDPVLQRQAIEMMGVFEGKRANDTLAEVYRTTSDPQVKKSVISAFFISQDAPRLVELARNEKDLNLKRSIVSQLAIMNDKAATDYMLELLK
- a CDS encoding HEAT repeat domain-containing protein; translation: MPPVTRSFALSLLLSVSSLLIAQQPPTVLHAQFSTQSAEHGLSPEIDRLKQAGGPLWTGYFIPVEEHFQTSNGDGISYLESHYQRTEGKHDYSNSTPTDHAVILLRIAGGNVEKIRVESANRQLDAGGLRFVWLTGVTPADSIRTLKTLAVTGGLLPLREEAVFPISLHHAPETVPALAEIAGPSNDLALREKAAFWLANQHGHDGFAAIQRFTRDDADPKFREKLTFDLTLSHDPAALEELIRMAHTDASPQVRKQAQFWMATSGGKKVAGDLRTSAQSDPDREVRKSAVFALSRLPGDEAAAQLIQVAQSSKDGEVRKQAVFWLGQSNDPRALDYLTQLLTTN